ACCCCTTAACGCGGTACCTGAACAAGTAAATCTGAAAATCCAATTTGCAAAGGAACCAATGGAGTAACGATAAAAAGATGGgatttcttatttttaccCTGAGGGAATAAAAACCATGagacaaaaatttcaattggGGCGAGCCGGGACTCGAACCCGGGACCTCCCGCACCCTAAGCGAGAATCATACCTCTAGACCACACGCCCTCTAGAATCTGAAAGGGATGTTTTAGGGTTTTCTACATGTTTTGTGATAAAGATTACTTTTACCATACTAAAATAAAAGGTAATTGATGTTGGAACATGTCGATAATTAGTGTTTTAGTGAGTTGTAATAATTAAGAGTTGCTgaaacaagtaggttcatcattattcaccTAACtagtcatcatcattactatctgaagtactcagattgtattctaaagtgTACTTCGTATATGTTACACAGATGTCGCATCTTTAGTAGAATGAAGGgatgctaaacgagctgttcgAAGAGTGGGCTTAACTGAAAGgaaagatccattaattgaacatcaatttggaatttattggccagtaaaatcttgtgacatttgttgggattccatttttgataaggttaataatattatgtatatagaatatactagaagttctcctcatggatttaggaatccacgaaagggaatcaacacttttacataatcttattcttatttcttccttcattttatacgtcgttattcattgatcctattgcattatcaatccttgcacttcagcttccactaaatttgatggctgttctgaatcttatttcactggtctaataacttttgtcatcttcttaacaccgtatatgataatctcCTAcctacgtgattgaatgtattaatcagtcgtactagtaattgatggatagttgattattgttccaacagcTTCGATGGAAATAATATATGTTGCGCAAGGGTGTTGATATAGTATAGTAGATCAAATCTATATTTATATCCAACATACGACGCTAGACCTATCAGCTTTTGCATTTTATGAACCTTCGATTTGTAATCGTCTTCATCTAGTTCTAGTTCATCTTGCTCTATATAGAGACCTGGTTGGCCTGGAGCGCTGATTTTTCTACCTTTTGGATTTAGAGGTACGTTTAACTTGGGTAATTTATCAGTTAAGGAGTTTTCCATACCTAACTTCATATATTTACCTCTTTtgtattttatttctaGGCCAAGGATATCATATTGAATTTCGTTGTCACTTTCACCTAGATTTATAATTTTAGTATCGTATTGTCTTCTGAGATTTGCTATGATTTTCTTATTCGCTTTTAGATCTTTGCTGAATAATGTCATGTCATCAACGAATAGACATATTGTGACTTgactatttttgaacacaCACGACCATCCACGTACTTCGTCCATGCCACATTGCTTTATTAAGTATGATTTAATAGTTTCATACCAGTTTGCACCACTTTGCTTTAAACCATAAagtgatttctttaaacGTAGTAATTTATTATTCATTCCTAGATGTGGTGGAGGTCTTATGTATAATTCCTCTTTGATGTCGGCATACAAGTAAGCGGAGGATATGTCTAGTTGTGTGACATAGCAGTCATTATCTAATGCAAGTGACAAAGATGTCATCAGTGCATAATGATGTACAGTATTGGATTGCATGCCCGGATCATATGTATCAGGATGCTGAATGTCGCCTCTTGCAACAAATCTAGCCTTATACGTTCCGTCACGCTTCTTGTTGAATATAAACATTGAGCTTATTATATTCTTGGGATCTATCGAGTTTCTATCATAATATTTGTCTGTTTCCCAAgtattcatttttaatagtTGGTTAACTTCTTTATGATATGCTTCAGTatatttctccttttctacATTATTCTTATTATATGTGATTGCTTCATCATATCTTAAGGTCGGTCGGATTGTTTTGATTGACTTTACCGCCTTTACAGCTGCAATTAGATGAATACGTTTCTTTGACCTTGGTGGTTCTAGACTACGCATGTTCTTTGCATTCCATGTATCTCGGGATACCTTAATTTCAgttttatcttcttctaatgatcttttcttacTTTTGGTATTAGTAGAGACATTAGAATCATCCATACCACCCAAACTGGAATTAGTTTGACGAGAGTGGATAGGTGGaggttctttcaaagatagaGGAAGTTTAATAGACGGTTCACGGGGTAAGTCAGGAAGTGGGAGATCAGCAATAAGAGATTCAACCGTGGTGACTTCTGGTGAGGTATCGGATGTTGTTTTTGGAAACGTAGAGTCGGGCGACTGGTTTTCTGGTAGAGATTCCTCGATAGCAGGTGGGCCATCATGAATTTTGTTATTGGGTCCAGTATGTTGAGGAAGAGTCTGACCGTTCGTACCACCCAAACTGGGGATTCTGTAATCATCAGAGTTTGGAATGGCATCGGTGGGGGAATCTAGCTCGATAACATCGTTATTACCATTACCTTGGTTTGAGTTGGATGATTTGGAGTCGGATATAGGATCAGGTGACGAAATATCTGCTTGAGTTATACCACCCAATTCTGTATTATCCGTATCAGAGATGTCGGTTATGCGAGTTCGTTTACAGGATGGAAGAATATTAGATGTAGATATATCAGCATTAACTTCTCTCGGTGCACGAACAGTTGTGGTAGGTGCAGGTTTCAGCTGCTTGGGGTCATCGAATGAATGTGTTGAGTCAGCTGTGACTGTGGGAACATCATATTCGTGAGAATCAGGATTCCGTTCAATATCAGATTGGAAGTCTTGATCAGATTCAATATTTAGATCGTAAGATTGTTCTGCCTCATTTTGCTCGATAAAAGATTGATAAGGAGCGGTTAACCGAATGATATCAGCATCAAAGGTAAGTGTATCATAATTGAATTGATCCAATCTGGATTGTTCACCGTGCGAAATAACGTAATTAGTAGTgtctattgttttcttcaaagatggaACATAGATGATATAGCCATAAGAGTTTCGTGATGGATTTAAGGCGTAACCAGTAAgtgatggatagttgattattgttccaacactTATAATGAATTCtctagtttattattatattgaacatgcTTAGCATGTCTAATCGACGtctgttttatatacctctcttatatagtataagaaagagttctgcttttattctcaattaatactactaattatcaacgGTTCCATCTGAAGTGACATCTGAAGGACTGAATATAACGATAAATTTCCGCTGAGACGTAACCTGACTCCATGGCCAAGTTGGTTAAGGCGTGCGACTGTTAATCGCAAGATCGTGAGTTCAACCCTCACTGGGGTCGTTTTTTTCCCTATGGGGACCTCGATATACGGTCGTGTATTATGAGTGATCTCTAGCACTCTCATAGGATTATGAACATATCAGTAGTGAGTGAAACCCCAATGAAATACTTAAAAAAACTACTTGAAATGCGTATGAAAGTTTTTTAACTCCATGTGAAAATGACATAGAAATTTACTCGTCTTTGCTTGTATATAATGGTTATTGCATTTATGTttctagaaaaaaactttatcGTTACTAGGTAAGGCGAAAGGATGAACCATCACGTATGAGTTTTGCCTTGTGGCGATACCTGCGTAAGCATTATACCAGGCGATGAAGGCGACTATGACACCAAGGACACCACCGGCTCTGGTGACCCCGACTTTCCCTGTGAAGTTCGCAACGgataaaagtaaaaaagTGACAGCTAAGAGGAAGAATAGGGCAAAAAACATTACGGTTGACTTCATGGTGCAGACGGAAAGGCCAAAAGTAAAGAGCGCCCATCCCAGGAGGTAAAAACCTAGCGCATTTCCGAGATCGGATTCTTTATCCTTGTATGCGTCGAGGATACCAAACCAAGGGATATAAATAGCACCAAAACTTAACCAAAAACCGCCAAAGGAACACAGGGCAGTGCCACCGAAAGTGTTTTCCAAAGCAATCTCCCAAATACCAGCAATCAATTGCACAAGGCCGCCGTAAAACATGGCACACCCTACAACGACGTTAGGGGTGGTAATGCCCTGAGCTCTTGCATTGAACATGGAAAGCACGAACGTGGTGAGCGCGAAGCCGGAAAGACCCAGGGGAGCAGGATTGGCAAATTTATGGACTGGCGCAGGGGCCAAACCGGGATTCAAAGTACCACCGAATGCCTCTACTAAATCATCCcttaaaaatttttgacGACCAATGTAAATGTACTCGTTGTTTTTGCCCGCGGTATATATTTTGCACAGGGACTCTTGCGAATGGCGACTCTGGTCGTTGTTTTCGCATATAAATTCCCCCCCAGAGGAGTCGAGTGTCTTAGGATTCTCGAAGGCGGTGTTGCCGCTACTTTGCTCTTTGTTAGACATActatattttttgttgtgGCAAACGATCTTGACTTGTAGGACGTTTATACCCGTTTATAGCCAGTATATACATGTAAGAAAACTGGAGGAATGGAATCCCTGCCTTATATATTCTGTTCGCTCAAGGGTAGTCCCGCTCATTCTCGGAGTTCG
The Saccharomyces kudriavzevii IFO 1802 strain IFO1802 genome assembly, chromosome: 14 DNA segment above includes these coding regions:
- the ATO2 gene encoding putative ammonium permease ATO2 (similar to Saccharomyces cerevisiae ADY2 (YCR010C) and ATO2 (YNR002C); ancestral locus Anc_1.425), encoding MSNKEQSSGNTAFENPKTLDSSGGEFICENNDQSRHSQESLCKIYTAGKNNEYIYIGRQKFLRDDLVEAFGGTLNPGLAPAPVHKFANPAPLGLSGFALTTFVLSMFNARAQGITTPNVVVGCAMFYGGLVQLIAGIWEIALENTFGGTALCSFGGFWLSFGAIYIPWFGILDAYKDKESDLGNALGFYLLGWALFTFGLSVCTMKSTVMFFALFFLLAVTFLLLSVANFTGKVGVTRAGGVLGVIVAFIAWYNAYAGIATRQNSYVMVHPFALPSNDKVFF